A stretch of Campylobacter showae DNA encodes these proteins:
- a CDS encoding UvrD-helicase domain-containing protein: MNYRFLYENFFNKNIYGVIRTAVYFHCESRESVLCFLKGQNINRYVQIIGRDSLNSSFFNSLLNSTYIGRVSKYFNDELYKSIKRYLKPTFHQLEINQEVIYTKEQEELTKSRIGKRQKIKGVAGSGKTLVLAKRAVNAHIRTHRRVLVLTFNISLVNYIHDQISKVRESFAWKNFYITNYHSFFREFADQYGLKITGHEDFDNKEFFSSRQNSIKKFDAIFIDEIQDYKQEWLNLIVVYFSKPDTEIVVFGDEKQNIYDRELDENKEIITTGIVGRWNKSLKKSFRLNHDIGRLAIEFQKEFLDNKYILDEMLIAQQEFDFEPSVIEYHEIGNLSEINDMVFKLIELHNIHSNDVAILGDNIGILRELDFEIRSKYQEETITTFEMKEEYKELEKNGLLTKDNIDQIRRAKKVGFWLNAGMIKLSTVHSFKGWEIHTLFLLIDKKSTFELVYTGITRARQNIVIINLGNTELSNFFSKKCSAKNFY; encoded by the coding sequence ATGAACTATCGATTCTTATATGAAAATTTTTTTAATAAAAATATATACGGCGTTATAAGAACAGCAGTTTATTTCCATTGTGAGAGCAGGGAAAGTGTTCTATGTTTTTTAAAAGGCCAGAATATTAATCGATATGTCCAAATCATAGGAAGAGATAGTTTAAATAGCTCATTTTTTAATAGCTTATTAAATTCAACATATATTGGAAGAGTCAGTAAATATTTCAATGATGAACTATATAAAAGTATAAAAAGATACTTAAAACCAACTTTTCATCAATTAGAAATAAATCAAGAGGTTATTTACACTAAAGAACAGGAGGAATTGACTAAAAGCAGAATAGGGAAACGACAAAAAATCAAAGGCGTTGCTGGTTCAGGAAAAACCTTAGTTCTAGCTAAAAGAGCAGTAAATGCGCATATTAGGACTCATAGAAGAGTGCTAGTGCTAACATTTAATATTTCACTAGTAAATTATATACATGATCAAATAAGTAAAGTAAGAGAAAGTTTTGCTTGGAAGAATTTTTACATAACCAATTATCATAGTTTCTTTCGTGAATTTGCAGATCAATATGGGTTAAAAATAACTGGGCATGAAGATTTTGATAATAAAGAATTCTTTTCATCAAGGCAGAATAGTATTAAAAAATTTGATGCTATTTTTATTGACGAAATTCAAGATTATAAACAAGAATGGCTTAATTTGATTGTAGTCTATTTTTCTAAACCAGACACTGAAATAGTTGTATTTGGGGATGAAAAGCAAAATATTTACGATAGAGAATTGGATGAAAATAAAGAAATTATAACGACTGGGATTGTTGGGCGATGGAATAAAAGTCTGAAAAAATCTTTCAGGCTTAACCATGATATTGGACGCTTGGCTATCGAATTTCAAAAAGAATTTCTTGACAATAAGTATATATTAGATGAAATGTTGATAGCTCAACAAGAGTTTGATTTTGAACCATCTGTGATTGAGTACCATGAAATCGGTAATTTATCAGAAATCAATGACATGGTTTTTAAATTGATAGAATTGCATAACATTCATTCTAATGATGTAGCTATTTTAGGTGATAATATAGGAATATTGAGAGAGCTTGATTTTGAAATTAGATCTAAATACCAAGAAGAAACCATAACAACTTTTGAAATGAAGGAAGAATATAAGGAGCTGGAGAAAAACGGGCTATTAACAAAAGACAATATTGATCAGATCAGACGAGCTAAAAAAGTAGGCTTTTGGTTAAATGCGGGAATGATTAAACTATCCACAGTGCATAGTTTTAAAGGATGGGAAATTCATACATTATTTCTATTAATTGATAAAAAATCTACATTTGAGTTAGTGTATACGGGAATAACCAGAGCTAGACAGAATATTGTAATTATTAATTTAGGGAATACTGAACTTTCTAATTTTTTTAGTAAAAAATGCTCAGCAAAGAATTTTTATTGA
- a CDS encoding ribonucleoside triphosphate reductase has product MKFILKRDGTKQEYLPYKIQDAIKKAFESESKEYDDKVFLDVMGHVFDSEVLSVEDVQDYIEKALFNAGHFDVMKSFMLYRHTHKLQREQILGLNEDTTYINSTQTISEYINGTDWRILANSNTSYSNAGLINNTAGKVIANYWLDKVYSKEEGLAHRNGDYHIHDLDCLTGYCAGWSLRALLNEGFNGVRGRVESKAPKHFREALYQMANFLGILQSEWAGAQAFSSFDTYLAPYVFRDKLSDKEIKKAITSFIFNLNVPARWGQSPFTNVTIDITCPSDLRDQIPTREDRHIFSDLEDEQLAKEAQKRGFGKLTDMTYRAFEPEMNRIDKAFYEIMTEGDKCSQPFTFPIPTVNITEDFDWDSEVAKVLFENTAKMGSSYFQNFVGSQYTIDENGNRVANDKAYKPGHVRSMCCRLQLDLRELLKRGGGLFGSAEMTGSIGVVTLNLARLGYLYKGDKKGLYTRLEYLLNLAKSTLEKKRKFIQDMYERGLYPYTARYLKHFNNHFSTIGINGMNELLRNFTNDKENIATDFGREFAIEMIEFLRGKIREFQESTGNLYNLEATPAEGTTYRFAKEDKKRYPDIIQAGFGENIYYTNSTQLPANFTDDAFEALDLQDELQSSYTGGTVLHLYMKERISSAAACKDLVRGVINNYKLPYITITPVFSVCAKHGYISGEHEYCPKCDEELLAKFKAENSVK; this is encoded by the coding sequence ATGAAATTTATTTTAAAAAGAGATGGAACAAAACAGGAATACCTACCTTATAAAATACAAGACGCGATCAAAAAAGCCTTTGAAAGCGAGTCAAAAGAGTACGACGACAAGGTCTTTTTAGACGTGATGGGGCATGTGTTTGACAGCGAAGTTTTGAGCGTGGAGGACGTGCAAGACTACATCGAAAAGGCGCTTTTTAACGCGGGACACTTCGACGTGATGAAGAGCTTTATGCTCTACCGCCACACGCACAAGCTTCAGCGCGAGCAAATTTTAGGACTAAACGAAGACACCACCTACATCAACTCCACTCAAACCATCAGCGAGTACATCAACGGTACCGACTGGCGAATTCTCGCCAACTCAAACACCAGCTACTCAAACGCCGGCCTCATCAACAACACCGCGGGCAAGGTCATCGCCAACTACTGGCTAGATAAGGTGTATAGCAAAGAAGAGGGCCTCGCGCACCGAAACGGCGACTATCATATCCACGATCTTGACTGCCTTACCGGCTACTGCGCGGGCTGGAGTCTAAGAGCGCTTTTAAACGAGGGGTTTAACGGCGTGCGCGGCAGGGTCGAGAGCAAGGCGCCCAAGCACTTTAGAGAGGCGCTGTATCAGATGGCTAATTTCTTAGGAATTTTACAAAGCGAGTGGGCGGGCGCGCAGGCGTTTAGTAGCTTTGACACTTATCTAGCGCCTTATGTTTTCCGCGACAAGCTAAGCGATAAAGAGATCAAAAAGGCGATAACGAGCTTTATCTTTAACCTAAATGTGCCGGCTCGCTGGGGCCAGAGTCCGTTTACCAACGTAACGATCGACATCACCTGCCCGTCCGATCTGCGCGATCAGATCCCGACGCGCGAGGATCGGCATATATTTAGCGACCTTGAGGATGAGCAGCTTGCTAAAGAGGCGCAAAAACGCGGCTTTGGTAAGCTAACGGATATGACCTACCGCGCCTTTGAGCCCGAGATGAACCGCATCGACAAGGCGTTTTACGAGATCATGACCGAGGGCGACAAGTGCTCTCAGCCCTTTACTTTCCCGATCCCTACCGTAAATATCACCGAGGACTTCGACTGGGACAGCGAGGTGGCGAAGGTGCTTTTTGAAAACACCGCGAAAATGGGTTCGAGCTATTTTCAAAATTTCGTCGGCAGCCAGTACACGATCGATGAAAACGGCAACCGCGTCGCAAACGACAAGGCCTATAAGCCGGGCCACGTGCGCTCGATGTGCTGCCGCTTGCAGCTAGATTTACGCGAGCTGCTAAAGCGCGGCGGAGGGCTGTTCGGTAGTGCGGAGATGACCGGTAGTATCGGCGTCGTGACGCTAAATTTAGCTCGCCTGGGCTACCTATATAAAGGCGATAAAAAGGGACTCTACACGCGCCTTGAGTATCTGCTAAATTTAGCCAAATCCACGCTCGAAAAAAAGCGCAAATTTATACAGGATATGTACGAACGCGGCCTGTATCCGTATACCGCGCGCTATCTAAAACACTTTAATAACCACTTTAGCACCATCGGCATCAACGGCATGAACGAGCTTTTGAGAAATTTCACGAACGACAAGGAAAATATTGCGACTGATTTCGGGCGAGAGTTTGCGATCGAGATGATAGAGTTTTTACGCGGTAAAATTCGCGAATTTCAAGAGAGCACCGGCAACCTTTACAACCTCGAAGCCACGCCTGCCGAGGGCACGACGTATCGCTTTGCTAAAGAGGACAAAAAGCGCTATCCGGATATCATCCAGGCCGGTTTTGGCGAAAATATCTACTACACCAACTCCACGCAGCTGCCGGCAAATTTCACCGACGACGCGTTCGAGGCGCTCGATCTACAAGACGAACTGCAAAGTTCCTACACGGGCGGGACGGTGCTGCACCTATATATGAAGGAGCGCATCAGTTCGGCTGCGGCTTGCAAGGACCTCGTGCGCGGCGTGATAAACAACTACAAGTTGCCGTATATCACGATAACGCCGGTCTTTAGCGTCTGCGCCAAGCACGGCTACATCAGCGGCGAGCACGAATACTGCCCGAAATGCGACGAGGAACTTTTGGCTAAATTTAAGGCTGAAAATAGCGTAAAGTAG
- the sodB gene encoding superoxide dismutase [Fe] translates to MFELRKLPFDPKANAVVSEETCSYHHGKHHQTYVNNLNNLIKGTEFEGASLFDILVKSSGGVFNNAAQVYNHDFYWDCIAKKSQMSDELKARLEKDIPNFKEEFLKAATTLFGSGWAWLVYNPKEDKLQIVQTSNAQTPVTDGLVPLLVADVWEHAYYVDHRNARPAYLEKLFENINWDFVSSAYEWAPKEGLNSVKFYVSELHGGAKSCCGCGCH, encoded by the coding sequence ATGTTTGAACTTAGAAAACTGCCTTTCGATCCGAAAGCAAACGCCGTCGTAAGCGAGGAAACCTGTAGCTACCACCACGGCAAACACCACCAAACCTATGTCAATAACCTAAATAATTTGATAAAAGGTACGGAGTTTGAGGGCGCTAGCCTCTTTGATATCTTGGTAAAAAGCTCCGGCGGCGTGTTTAACAACGCGGCTCAGGTTTATAACCACGACTTTTACTGGGATTGCATCGCGAAAAAAAGCCAAATGAGCGACGAGCTAAAAGCTCGCTTGGAAAAAGATATTCCAAATTTTAAAGAGGAGTTTTTAAAGGCAGCGACTACGCTTTTTGGCTCCGGCTGGGCGTGGCTAGTTTACAATCCAAAAGAGGACAAACTACAAATCGTACAAACAAGTAACGCGCAAACTCCGGTAACTGACGGCCTAGTACCGCTTCTAGTCGCGGACGTTTGGGAGCACGCATACTACGTCGATCACAGAAACGCGCGCCCGGCGTATTTGGAGAAGTTGTTTGAAAATATCAACTGGGATTTCGTCTCGAGTGCTTACGAATGGGCGCCAAAAGAGGGGCTAAATTCGGTTAAATTTTACGTTTCCGAGCTTCACGGCGGCGCGAAATCTTGCTGCGGTTGCGGCTGCCATTAA
- a CDS encoding DctP family TRAP transporter solute-binding subunit, translating to MKIKLLSALLLSCALAGSAFAAGKTYTIKFAHVVAASTPKGKAADFFAKRVGELSGGAIKVEVYPAASLMDDDRVFAALKLGNVQMAAPSFSKFTPIVPQFQLFDLPFIFRDNAHLYTVQDGEVGQALKDMIAKKGFIALDFWDAGFKHFSSSKKPIVEPADAKGQKFRIQSSKVLEEQIKVVGGNPQVLPFSEVYPALQQGVVDATENPLSNFYNSKFYEAQSSLTLSGHGYLGYLVVMSEKFWKGLPDDMKAHVTQALKEATAFEREETAKEEEHILSELKKFASESKKLEIIELNADQKGKWAEAMKPIYPNFYNVIGQDLIEKTINTK from the coding sequence ATGAAAATTAAGTTACTTTCCGCACTGCTTCTTTCTTGCGCGCTTGCTGGCAGCGCGTTTGCCGCAGGCAAAACATACACGATCAAATTCGCCCACGTCGTGGCCGCCTCTACGCCAAAAGGCAAGGCTGCCGATTTTTTTGCAAAAAGAGTCGGCGAGCTTAGCGGCGGAGCGATCAAGGTCGAGGTATATCCTGCCGCATCACTAATGGACGACGATAGGGTTTTTGCCGCGCTAAAGCTGGGTAACGTACAGATGGCGGCGCCTAGTTTTTCTAAATTTACGCCGATAGTGCCGCAGTTTCAGCTTTTTGACCTGCCGTTTATCTTTAGAGATAACGCCCATCTTTACACTGTTCAAGACGGCGAAGTCGGACAAGCTCTAAAAGATATGATCGCTAAAAAAGGCTTCATCGCGCTTGATTTTTGGGACGCAGGATTTAAGCACTTTAGCTCTAGCAAAAAGCCTATCGTAGAGCCTGCGGACGCTAAGGGACAAAAATTCCGCATCCAAAGCTCAAAAGTGCTTGAAGAGCAGATCAAAGTAGTCGGCGGCAACCCGCAAGTATTGCCGTTTTCAGAGGTTTATCCGGCCCTTCAACAAGGCGTAGTCGATGCGACGGAAAACCCGCTTTCAAATTTCTATAACTCCAAATTTTACGAGGCGCAAAGCTCTTTAACGCTATCAGGCCACGGATATTTGGGATATTTAGTCGTTATGAGCGAGAAGTTTTGGAAAGGCTTGCCTGATGATATGAAGGCTCACGTAACGCAAGCTCTAAAAGAGGCTACGGCGTTCGAGCGCGAAGAGACGGCTAAAGAAGAAGAGCATATTTTAAGCGAGCTTAAAAAATTCGCAAGCGAAAGTAAAAAGCTTGAAATCATCGAGCTAAACGCCGATCAAAAGGGCAAATGGGCGGAAGCTATGAAGCCGATTTATCCGAACTTCTACAACGTGATCGGTCAAGATTTGATAGAAAAAACGATAAATACGAAGTAG
- a CDS encoding TRAP transporter small permease: MGKFFEILDVGIASVNKTVAVLGIAAGTLLAFVNVVMRYCFNTGWSWAGELTNYLFIWSAFFAAAYGFRKGIHISVTILIERFPPIVAKAYLIFANILTTVFLMFIVVYSVQYLQVMIELDFMSVDLGVPQWIPMLVLPIAFLGASYRAGEKIFQIAMTPSDKVIVNNEAEMIHDSVKKS, encoded by the coding sequence ATGGGTAAGTTTTTTGAGATTTTAGATGTCGGCATCGCCTCGGTAAACAAAACCGTAGCGGTGCTAGGCATCGCCGCAGGCACGCTGCTAGCCTTTGTTAACGTAGTGATGAGATACTGCTTTAACACGGGCTGGTCCTGGGCGGGCGAGCTAACCAACTATCTTTTTATCTGGTCGGCGTTTTTTGCCGCAGCATACGGCTTTAGAAAAGGCATACATATCTCGGTTACGATTTTGATCGAGAGATTTCCGCCCATCGTCGCAAAGGCCTATCTCATCTTTGCAAATATACTAACGACGGTATTTTTGATGTTTATCGTAGTTTATAGCGTGCAGTATCTGCAGGTGATGATCGAGCTTGATTTCATGAGCGTGGATCTAGGCGTGCCGCAGTGGATACCTATGCTGGTGCTTCCGATCGCTTTTTTAGGAGCCAGCTACCGCGCCGGAGAGAAAATTTTCCAGATCGCTATGACGCCTTCGGATAAAGTCATCGTAAATAACGAAGCCGAGATGATACACGACTCGGTCAAGAAAAGCTAA
- a CDS encoding TRAP transporter large permease: protein MTIAFLFISLFGLMLIGVPVAVSLGASTVITMLLFTDLDVATIPQLIFDGINKFALMAIPMFILAGNLLSKGGSARRIIDFAKSMVGHLPGGLPMSAIFACVIFAAVSGSSPATVVAIGSIMFVAIKEAGYPKEYAVGGITTAGSLGILIPPSVVMIVYGVTAEVSIAQLFMAGVVPGLMLGGMMIAQTYIGAKRLGFKATTPEPWSERIKKFFRAFWALLIVVVVIGGIYGGIFTPTEAAAASAIYALIISLFVYKDIKFKDLWDICLESAITTAMIFFIIANAVVFAYLLTSENIPQTIADSILAANIGKIGFLIIVNILLFIMGQFMEPSSVVMIMVPLLLPIATALGVDPVHFGILLIVNMEIGMITPPVGLNLFVASGLTGMNLKDVIVSCLPWTLTLFIGLILVTYIPEISLWLPNLMYKN, encoded by the coding sequence ATGACCATCGCATTTTTATTTATCTCGCTGTTTGGCCTTATGCTCATAGGCGTTCCCGTCGCCGTTTCGCTTGGAGCTAGTACGGTTATCACGATGCTTCTTTTTACGGATCTTGACGTCGCGACGATACCTCAGCTTATCTTTGACGGTATCAACAAATTTGCCCTCATGGCGATACCGATGTTTATCCTAGCCGGAAATTTACTGAGCAAGGGCGGTTCTGCTAGACGCATTATAGATTTTGCTAAATCCATGGTCGGACACCTACCCGGCGGCCTGCCGATGAGCGCGATATTTGCGTGCGTTATATTTGCCGCGGTTTCCGGCAGCTCGCCAGCTACGGTCGTAGCGATAGGATCTATCATGTTTGTCGCGATTAAAGAAGCGGGTTATCCGAAAGAGTACGCCGTGGGCGGCATCACAACCGCGGGCTCTCTAGGCATTTTGATCCCGCCTTCGGTCGTTATGATCGTTTACGGCGTTACGGCCGAGGTCAGTATCGCGCAGCTATTTATGGCGGGCGTGGTGCCTGGACTGATGCTAGGCGGCATGATGATAGCGCAGACTTATATCGGAGCGAAAAGGCTTGGATTTAAAGCTACTACGCCCGAGCCTTGGAGCGAGCGGATAAAAAAATTCTTCAGAGCTTTTTGGGCGCTGCTAATCGTAGTAGTCGTTATCGGCGGTATCTACGGCGGCATTTTCACCCCGACCGAGGCTGCGGCGGCGAGCGCGATTTATGCGCTAATTATTTCGCTATTTGTTTATAAAGATATCAAATTTAAAGACCTGTGGGACATCTGCCTAGAGTCTGCTATCACGACGGCGATGATATTTTTCATCATCGCAAACGCGGTCGTGTTTGCGTATCTGCTAACTAGCGAAAACATCCCGCAAACGATAGCAGACAGCATCCTAGCCGCAAATATCGGCAAGATCGGCTTTTTAATTATCGTAAACATCCTGCTTTTCATCATGGGACAGTTTATGGAGCCCTCATCTGTCGTGATGATTATGGTGCCGCTACTGCTACCGATCGCGACTGCGCTAGGCGTGGATCCGGTGCACTTTGGTATCCTGCTAATCGTGAATATGGAAATCGGCATGATCACGCCGCCGGTCGGACTGAATTTATTCGTCGCTAGCGGCCTAACCGGCATGAATCTAAAAGACGTCATCGTCTCATGCTTGCCGTGGACTTTGACGCTATTTATCGGGCTTATTTTGGTGACGTATATCCCGGAGATTTCGCTTTGGTTGCCTAATCTTATGTACAAAAACTAA
- a CDS encoding sensor domain-containing diguanylate cyclase — translation MYSVKLHICLSEDLKNKLEILEKIQPRPRFTHEFSTIKSSSDILAPIPDENQYLIIASENCGLNLPELKNRIGKNGFLAIYARDASKITGEQKQIADEIWLESANLDDFYFEKALNLIAERKEAWLQKTWLQTTINSSPDMIWFKDMDGLHLEVNDAFCEVVDKQKDDVRGKDHYYIWNIPKEIYEQTGYVCVQTEDDVVAARKTCLLDEEVMKADGNLSKLKTYKTPIFDGETIIGTVGIARDVTKEYEYLQNIEHLAHYDQLTGLANRNQLDAFLDKLKTTHMSILYMDLDRFKQVNDEHGHQAGDKALVAISELIKEIFNDAMNVRIGGDEFISIFTDGANMQSIAPRVQILIDRFFKICQENPLFNGLSVSAGIAEGQIGHGSFDLLLQRADDALYRAKHAGRGTYCINPWEDFEQK, via the coding sequence ATGTATAGCGTCAAACTGCATATTTGCTTAAGCGAGGATTTAAAAAACAAGCTTGAAATTTTAGAAAAAATCCAGCCAAGACCGCGCTTTACGCATGAATTTAGCACTATAAAAAGCTCAAGCGATATCCTTGCGCCCATACCCGATGAAAATCAATATCTCATCATCGCAAGCGAGAACTGCGGACTAAATTTACCCGAGCTAAAAAACCGTATCGGCAAAAACGGCTTTTTGGCGATTTACGCGAGAGATGCAAGCAAGATAACCGGCGAACAAAAACAAATCGCCGACGAAATTTGGCTTGAAAGCGCAAATTTAGACGACTTTTACTTTGAAAAAGCGCTAAATTTGATCGCCGAGCGCAAAGAGGCGTGGCTACAAAAAACGTGGTTGCAGACGACGATAAACTCGTCTCCGGATATGATCTGGTTTAAAGATATGGACGGGCTGCACTTAGAGGTAAACGACGCCTTTTGCGAGGTCGTAGATAAGCAAAAAGACGACGTTCGCGGTAAAGATCACTACTATATCTGGAATATCCCAAAAGAGATATACGAGCAAACGGGCTATGTCTGCGTTCAGACCGAGGACGACGTCGTAGCCGCGCGCAAAACCTGCCTGCTGGACGAAGAAGTGATGAAAGCAGACGGCAACCTAAGCAAGCTAAAAACGTATAAAACGCCGATATTTGACGGCGAGACGATCATCGGTACCGTAGGCATCGCTCGCGACGTGACGAAAGAGTACGAATATCTGCAAAACATCGAACATCTAGCCCACTACGACCAGCTCACGGGGCTAGCTAACCGCAACCAGCTGGATGCATTTTTAGACAAGCTAAAAACCACGCATATGAGCATACTTTATATGGATTTAGATCGCTTCAAGCAGGTAAACGACGAGCACGGGCACCAGGCTGGCGATAAGGCTCTAGTCGCGATCTCGGAGCTGATAAAGGAAATTTTTAACGACGCTATGAACGTACGCATCGGCGGAGACGAGTTTATCTCGATATTTACCGACGGCGCGAATATGCAAAGCATAGCGCCTCGCGTGCAAATTTTGATTGACCGATTTTTTAAAATTTGTCAAGAAAATCCACTATTTAACGGACTATCCGTAAGCGCGGGCATCGCAGAAGGACAGATCGGGCACGGCTCGTTTGACCTGCTACTTCAGCGCGCCGACGATGCTCTTTATAGGGCTAAACACGCAGGTCGCGGCACCTACTGCATAAATCCCTGGGAAGACTTTGAGCAAAAATAA
- a CDS encoding mechanosensitive ion channel domain-containing protein — translation MRKILATVFALCFGLNLLADTKIDDLNATDILSVINQINEANAQIAVIKAQSAENNETADKNVLFKTVSEKKEKLIEQIPYLIMQIEIDEEQVQKFKREMQNLESKIKRLKNSDNQNLYVKDKLEFERMRLDGLFYSSLLNLENIFKEGGKAVDVRLAVEETLLSFQTEFYAQFKEFKDSLNEEALAAHKSELEALEAHKKTLEEILHYLRDNAELLTSNYIISELNLKTAIDFINEKASFTSKFNVGKAAIIFVVFLFFVSFTTLLSRLTLWALMKFFVKHDSDRQTKGRIVEIIKRPMLLTLIAYAIDICVSIAYYPAPMPIKFANFLAITFVIAVTWLILSVLNGYGMVLINELTKKSGRKEVINLILKIIYFIIFVIALLIVLSKLGFNVSAIIASLGIGGLAVALATKDILANFFASVMLLFDNSFSQGDWIVCGDIEGTVVEIGLRKTTVRTFDNALIFVPNSKLASDPIRNWSRRKMGRRIRMLIGLEYSATTEQIKKCVEEIKQMLIDHPDIAKGDDMGSKKASRYDRGIVSIDDLAGYKSNLFVVVDEFADSSINILVYCFSKTIVWGEFLAVKEDVMLKIMNIVEANGLGFAFPSQSLYVEEVKK, via the coding sequence ATGAGAAAAATTTTAGCCACCGTTTTTGCGCTGTGCTTTGGCTTAAATTTACTCGCAGATACCAAAATCGACGACCTAAACGCGACAGACATCCTAAGCGTCATAAATCAAATCAACGAAGCAAACGCTCAAATCGCCGTTATCAAGGCCCAATCCGCCGAAAATAACGAAACCGCCGATAAAAACGTGCTTTTTAAAACCGTCTCGGAGAAAAAAGAAAAGCTAATCGAGCAAATCCCCTACCTCATCATGCAAATCGAAATCGACGAGGAGCAGGTGCAGAAATTTAAGCGCGAAATGCAAAATTTGGAATCAAAAATCAAACGGCTAAAAAACTCGGACAATCAAAATTTATACGTAAAAGACAAGCTGGAGTTTGAGCGCATGCGGCTTGACGGGCTGTTTTACTCCTCGCTTTTAAATTTGGAAAATATCTTCAAAGAGGGCGGCAAAGCCGTGGACGTAAGGCTCGCCGTCGAGGAGACGCTGCTTAGCTTTCAGACGGAGTTTTACGCGCAGTTTAAGGAGTTTAAGGATAGTCTAAACGAGGAAGCGCTCGCTGCGCACAAAAGCGAACTAGAGGCTCTAGAAGCGCACAAAAAGACGCTTGAAGAGATACTCCACTACCTACGCGATAACGCCGAGCTGCTCACGTCAAACTACATCATTTCGGAGCTAAATTTAAAAACGGCGATCGATTTTATCAACGAAAAGGCTTCGTTTACGAGCAAATTTAACGTCGGCAAGGCGGCAATCATATTCGTCGTATTTTTATTTTTCGTCTCGTTTACGACGCTACTTAGCAGGCTCACGCTGTGGGCGCTAATGAAATTTTTCGTCAAGCACGACTCAGACAGGCAGACGAAAGGGCGCATCGTAGAAATCATCAAACGTCCGATGCTGCTCACCCTTATCGCATACGCGATAGATATTTGCGTATCGATCGCGTATTATCCCGCTCCGATGCCGATAAAATTCGCAAATTTCCTAGCGATCACTTTCGTTATCGCCGTTACCTGGCTCATACTTAGCGTACTAAACGGCTACGGCATGGTGCTCATCAACGAGCTAACTAAAAAAAGCGGGCGCAAAGAGGTGATAAATTTGATCCTAAAGATCATCTATTTCATCATCTTCGTTATCGCGCTGCTTATCGTGCTTAGCAAGCTCGGATTTAATGTTAGCGCCATCATCGCCTCTCTTGGTATCGGCGGCCTTGCGGTGGCTCTTGCGACTAAGGATATTTTGGCGAATTTCTTTGCTTCCGTCATGCTGCTCTTTGATAACTCGTTTTCTCAGGGCGACTGGATCGTGTGCGGCGACATCGAGGGAACGGTCGTGGAGATCGGACTTAGGAAAACGACCGTGCGAACCTTTGACAACGCCCTTATATTTGTGCCAAACTCAAAGCTAGCTAGCGATCCGATCCGAAACTGGAGCAGGCGAAAGATGGGACGACGCATCAGGATGCTAATCGGATTAGAATACAGCGCCACGACCGAGCAGATCAAAAAGTGCGTCGAAGAAATCAAACAGATGCTAATCGATCATCCGGACATAGCAAAGGGCGACGATATGGGCTCTAAAAAGGCTAGTCGCTACGACCGCGGTATCGTCTCGATCGACGATTTGGCCGGTTATAAGTCAAATTTATTCGTCGTCGTGGACGAGTTTGCCGATAGTTCGATAAATATCCTCGTGTACTGCTTTTCAAAGACGATAGTTTGGGGCGAGTTTTTGGCCGTCAAAGAGGACGTGATGCTAAAAATCATGAATATCGTAGAGGCCAACGGGCTTGGATTTGCCTTCCCTAGCCAGAGCCTATACGTCGAAGAAGTGAAAAAATAA
- a CDS encoding carbonic anhydrase: MQGILDGAVKFMEEDFLEHKELFESLGEKQTPHTLFVGCIDSRVVPSLITNTVPGDLVVVRNIANIVPPYRKSEEFLATTSAIEYALQSLNVKNVIICGHSNCGGCAALWMDEAKFSKTPNVKRWLDLLEPVKKRVQKLFGDNIAKREWLTERLSLVNSFENLLSYPDVKAKFKDEELKIYAWHYIIETGEIYNYNFVTKSFKLLGVEK, from the coding sequence ATGCAAGGTATCTTAGACGGCGCAGTAAAATTTATGGAAGAGGATTTTTTGGAGCATAAGGAGCTTTTTGAAAGCCTAGGCGAGAAACAGACGCCGCACACTCTTTTTGTCGGCTGTATCGATTCGCGCGTGGTGCCTAGCCTTATAACAAACACGGTTCCTGGCGACCTAGTAGTTGTGCGAAATATCGCAAACATCGTGCCCCCATACCGCAAAAGCGAGGAGTTTTTGGCTACAACGTCGGCGATCGAGTACGCCTTGCAATCGCTAAACGTAAAAAACGTCATCATCTGCGGGCACAGCAACTGCGGTGGCTGCGCGGCTTTGTGGATGGACGAGGCTAAATTTAGCAAAACGCCAAACGTTAAGCGCTGGTTAGATTTGCTAGAACCCGTAAAAAAGCGCGTGCAAAAGCTTTTCGGCGATAATATCGCAAAAAGAGAGTGGCTAACCGAGCGCTTAAGCCTCGTAAATTCGTTTGAAAATTTACTGAGCTATCCAGACGTCAAGGCTAAATTTAAAGACGAGGAGCTAAAAATTTATGCCTGGCACTACATAATAGAAACGGGCGAAATCTACAACTATAACTTCGTAACAAAGAGCTTTAAGCTGCTAGGAGTCGAGAAATGA